Genomic segment of Streptomyces longhuiensis:
TCCGCCGCACTTCCCGGCCGCCGGGCGGATTGGTCACAGGATCTGGTGCGATGGTGTGCCGCGATGGCGGCGGCAGCGGCGGTCGGCCTGTACGTGCTCGGGCTCGGCGCGGTGCAGCTGTCCGCGCACGAGTCGGAGAGCGGCGCCTCCTCGTCACCGGCACCCGCGTGCCGCGACGCCGACGTGGACGACAGCACCCTCCAGCACCTGGTCGGGCACCGGACCTCCTACGTGCCGCTGCGCTTCGACTGCGTGCTGGACGACGGAACCACGTACCCCAGCAGCAGCGGTTACGCGTGGCTGAACGGCCTCACCGCCGCGTTCGGTGTGACCGCCGGCGTACTGGTCGTGACGGCCGGGTTCGTCACCGAGCGCAGGGCCCGGGCGCATGCGAACGGAGCTAGCGTATGAGCGTGGGGGGAGAGACCTACGGGGCGTGGGGACGCGGCGACCGAGAGGCGCGCCGCCGCGCGTCGAAAGGACGGTGAGCCGGCCATGACGGACGACGAGCGGCAGATCCGGGCCCTGGTCGAGCGATGGGCCGCGGCGGTGCACGCGGGCGACATGAAGGGCGTCCTGGCCGACCACGCCGACGACATCGTGATGTTCGACGTACCGCCGCCCCACGACGGCGTACGCGGCCTCGACGCCTACCGCGAGACGTGGCCGCCGTTCTTCGAGTGGCAGGCGCAAGGGGCCGTGTTCGACATCGTGTCTCTCGACGTCACCGCCGGCGACGATGTCGCCTACGCCCACGCGCTGCTGCACTGCGGAACACCGGCCGACCTGGCCGGGCAACCGGAGAACCGCCTGCGCCTGACGCTCGGGCTGCGCAAGCAAGAGGGACGCTGGACGGTGGCGCACGAGCACCACTCGTTCCCCGACACCTCGGGCAGCGACGGGTAGGTCATGAGCCGTGGAGCGGGGGGTGGTTCACGCGGACTCCTGCCGGGGGCTGGTGTTCATCTCGCCGGGCTCGACCAGTTGGGCGTTGAGGTCCTTGCCGGTGCGTTCGGCCTGGAGGCCGGGGAACTGGCCAGGCGTCTCGCGAGGGACGGGGCCCCTGCTTCGCAGACTCTGCAGGGGCCCTCGCACGCTCAACCGGCAGCCGAGCCGAACCACTTGGGCAAGTGGCCGAGCAGATCCTGCTGATCCTCACCGACCCAGGCCACGTGACCGTCCGGCCGCAGCAGCACCGCGGGAACGTCCAGATCCTCGCCGGCGTCGACGACGTGGTCGACCCGGTCCGCCCAGCCCTTCACCGAGAGGCTGCCCGTCGGGTCGAGGAGCAGCCCGCGGCCGTCGTGCATCAGCTCGTAGAGGCGCCCCTGCTTCAGCTCGACGTCCCGCATCCGACGGCCGAGCAGCTCGTGGCCCTCGCCGAAGTCGTAGCTGACCCCGACCGCGGTGATGATCCCGGTCACGTACCGGTTCACCTCCTCGAAGTCCATCAGTTTCGAGAACAGCTCCCGGAGAGCTGTCGCGCCCGGATCGGTCCCCAACAGGGTCATCTGCGCACGGGTGTTGTCCAGCACGCGGGCGCCGACCGGGTGCCGCTCGACGTGGTAGCTGTCCAACAGCCCTTCCGGCGCCCAGCCGTTGACCGCGGCCGCCAGTTTCCAGCCGAGGTTGAAGGCGTCCTGGACGCCGAGGTTGAGCCCTTGCCCGCCGGTCGGCGGGTGGATGTGTGCCGCGTCGCCGGCCAGGAACACCCGTCCGACCCGGTAGCGCTCTGCCTGCCGGGTGGCATCACCGAACCGGGACAGCCAGCGCGGCGAGTGCACGCCGAAGTCGGTGCCGGCCGTCGCAAGCAGCTGCTTCTTGAAATCGTCGAGGGTCGGCGGGGTCGCACGGTCCTCGATCACGTCCGCGGCGGGCACGCCGACGCGATACATCCCGTCCCCCTGGGGGATGAGACCGAACCGCAACTGGGTCTTGCGGACTTCCTCGACGACCGCGGCGATCGTCGCCGGGTCCTCGGTCACCGCCATTTCACCCAGCAGCGTCTCGATCGTGGCGGGTTCACCGGGGAAGTCGACGCCGATCTGCTTGCGCACCACGCTGCGGCCGCCGTCGCACCCGACGAGGAACTGCGAGCGCAGCTGCGTGCCGTCCGTCAACGCGACGGTCACGCCGTCCTCGTCCTGACTCACCCCGGCCACTTCGCACCCGCGCCGGATCTCGGTCCCGAGTTCGAGCGCACGCTCGTTGAGCAGCCGCTCGGTGACCGGCTGCGAGGCCTGGACGCCGAAGGGGTGCGTGGTGTCCAACTGGTCCGGCCACGGCTTGACGATGCCGCCGAAGAGGCCGCCCACGCTGAACTTCTCACTGACCGCGAGGAACCGGTCCAGCAGGCCGCGCTGGTCCATCACCTCCACGCTGCGCGCGTGCAGGCCCTGTCCGCGGGACTCCTTGGTCGGCTCGGTCAGCTTCTCCAGCACGACCACGTTCACGTCGTGCAGCCGCAGCTCACTGGCCAGCATCAAGCCGGTCGGTCCGCAGCCCACAACGATGACGTCGATCATGAAATCCCCTACGTGACGAGTTGATTGACGGCCGGGCGGTCCGCGAAGTCCGACGACGCGCACACGATCACGCATGACCGTACGTCGACGGAGGTGCGGGCACTTCGCGAATCCCCGATTTCCGCAGGTCCTGGCCCAGGCCGGCCATTCTGCGCCAGGACCGGGGCCTTGCCGCAAGGCCCCCTGTGCGCTATATGTTGAAGAGGGCAAGGGAGTGGACACTCTCCTTGCCCTTTGTCGTCTGCCGGGGAGTCGAGCTCGGTCAGCCTCTACGGCGACGCCGGCATGAGTCCCCGGATCCACAACGTCAGTACAACGCAAGCCGGTTGACTTGGTCGGAGCGCCCTGGGGCGCCCGCGCGTAGCCGAGCAGTCATGAATTTCACGCATCCGCCGCGCCCCTCAGAGCGGACCGAATTTCCAGGACACTCATACTGTCGAACCTGAAGAGTGAAGCGCGGTCCGTGAAATTGCGATCGACAGCAGTGCTTTTGAATTCCCCACTGAAAGGGAAATGCGCGTGGCCCGTACCGGACGTCTTCGGTACGGGCCATCGCCGTGCGGCGCGGGCTAGTTGACGGCCGCCAGGTCGGTGATCTTGCGGGTCTGGAGGTCCGACTGGACCTTGATCTTGGTGACCTCGGGGTGGGCGCCGTCGCTCCAGGTGAGCGTGACGAGCGAGGTCGCGTGGCCCGCGCCGGAGCCCGTGTAGTCGACCTTCCACTTCACGGGCACGTTCTGCGCGAACAGGATGCCGTCGGCGTGCTCCTTCGCCTCGAACGCGGCGACCTTCTTCTGCGCCGCCGCCGACAGGTAGAAGGAGCGCAGCGCCTTGGCGTTGGCGCCGGCGGCCGGGTCCTCGTTGTCCCAGATCGAGTCGATGTACGCGCCGTAGAAGTCGGCGACGCGGTTGGTGGTGCTGCGCGGGTCGCCCTGGGACGGTACGGGGGCGGCGGCGACGGCCGTGGCGTGGGCGGACGTGCCGGCCAGAGCCGGGGTGATCGCGGTGAGCGAGAGCGTGGCCGCGATGGCGGCGGAGGCGAAGAGAGCGGTGCGGGTGCGAGCGTGCATGGTCGGTGGAACCTTCCCCGTCATTCGGTGCCGCAGTGAATCCTGCGGGCTTCTGGTCACCGGATAAGACTGCACTCGCGGCCCCTCAGTTCCACCATTCCCCGAATTCTTTTTGCGCATGGTCGCACGAATGGCATTCATGAAATGGTTGTGCGGTCGGATGCAAAAATGACGGCAAAATCGCGCCTGCGTGCAGGGTCCTGAGTATCCGTACTCAGGCTGGGATCCGGTCGGTGCGTAAGCATGGGGGCATGACGGGCTGGGTGGTCGATCTTGTCCTGGCGGTGGTGGTCACCGGCCTCGAAGTGGCGGCTCTGGCGTTGTTCTGGTTCCGGGAGAGCGTGAAGGCGTGGGCGGCGCAGGGGCGTTGGGTGCCTGGCGGGACACGTCGGCTGGTCGTGGTGCTCGGTGTCGGCTCAGCGCTGCCCGGTCTGGGCGCCGTCGGCTTCTTCGAGGTCGGCCTGTATGCGACAGCCGTCTCGCAGGCTCTGGTGGCAATGGCGCTGGGCTCGATACTCGCGCTGGGTCTCGCGGCGGAGGTCGGCCGGTGGTTCTGTCGGGGCCGGCGGAAACCGGGCGCGGAACGCTAGTTGGTGCGCATACGGGGCATGGGGCAGGTCGGCGGCGAGGTTGTCCGTTCGGCCGGTGTCTCCGTAGGTTGACCCGATGGGCCTCTTCGACAAACTGACCGGCACCAAGCATCCCGACGCCGGTGTCATACCGTGCCCGGCCGCGGAAGTCCGGGCCGCGCTGCTCGCGATCAACGGGCCCGACGTGCCGTACGCCGTACGCAACGGCACCCCTGCCGAGCGTGCCGACCTCGTCGCCGAGTGGCGGGTCCTGGAGCCGGCCTGGCGCACGTTCTTCTCGCGGAGTCGGCTGAGCCGGACCCTGAAGACGAGGATGCGCCTGGACGCGGAGAGCCACGAAGTGCGCGCACTCGACGAACAGTGGGAGGTCACGTGGGTCGGGGACACGCCCAGGCTGGCCCGGTCACGTGAGTACTCCCGAGGGCAGGTGACCACGGTGAGCCGGCAGTGGGAGGTCCAGCGGGGGCCGGACGGCCGTCTGCACAAGACGGAGGTGTTCCGCTTCGACCCCGCGGAGATGAAGGTCCCGTTGCAGGACGCGGTCCTCGGCGCGGGGTGGACGTGGCGCGGAGTGGTGTTCAAGCTGTGAACCGGCCGGCCGGCCCGTTACTCCGGTGGCCGGCTCTCCGATGGGGGCGTCAGGTCGTGTGCGGGAGGCGGTCGTTGACCAGCGCTGCGAGCTCGGCCAGTTCGTCCTGCGTCAGGTCGGTCAAGGGTGGGCGCACCGGCCCCGCGCTGTGGCCGACCGCCGTCATGCCGGCCTTCACGATGCTCACCGCGTAGCCGGCCCGCCGGTTGCGGATCTCGGTGTACGGCAGGACGAAGTCGTCGAGGAGCTTGATGACGGTGTCGTGCTCGCGCTCGCGGACGGCGCCGTAGAACTCGAGGGCGAACTCGGGCAGGAAGTTGAAGATGGCCGACGAGTAGGTGGTGACGCCGAGTTCGAGGTAGGGGAGGGCGAACATCTCCGCGGTGGGCAGACCCCCGATGTAGGTGAGGCGCTCGCCGAGGCGGGTGTAGATCCGCGTCATCGCGTCGATGTCGCCGACGCCGTCCTTGTAGCCGATGAGGTTGGGGCAGCGGTCGGCGATCCGGGCGAGCGTGGGCGCGGTGTAGACGGCGTTGGCGCGGCTGTAGACGATGACGCCGAGCGACGTGGCGCGGCACACGGCCTCCACGTGGTCGGCCAGACCCTCCTGTCCGGCCTCGGTGAGGTACGGCGGGAAGAGCAGGATGCCGTCGGCGCCCGCGCGTTCGGCGGCCTGCGCGTATGCGACGGCCGTGCGTGTGCCGTATCCGGCCGGGGCCAGGATGGGCGTTCCCTCGGGGGCGCTCTGTACGGCGGCGGTGACGACGCGCTCGACCTCGGCGCCGGTCAGGGAGAAGAACTCGCCGGTGCCGCCCGCGGCGAACAGGCCGCCCACCTCGTACTCGGCCAGGCGCGTGATGTGGTCCCGGTAGGCACCCTCGTCGAAGGAGTGGTCGTCGGCCGTGAAGTGGGTGACAGGGAAGGAGAGGAGGCCGGATCCGATGCGCCGGCCGAGTTCTGACGGGGTGTAGGACGACGTCATGTGCGTTCTGCTCCTGGAGTCGGGGGAGGCGTGATGGATGCCTCTGGTGACGACGCTACGAGCAACGACTCATGCCGGTCCAACACTGATTTCGCATCCGGTGATACCGGGTCGGTATGACGCGTGGAAGGTGCGGAAATGGCTCGTCCGCGCCCCCATGAAGGAGGCGCGGACGGGAGAAAGCGGTGCGTGTCGTGGCGTCAGTGGCGCTTGCCGGCCTCGTGGGTGGCCTGGGTCCAGGCGCGGGCCTGGTCGGTCAGGGTGATGCCGAGGCCGGGGCGGGACGGGACGTGCATGCGGCCGTCACTGATGGTGAGGCGCTCGTTGAACAGCGGCTCCAGCCAGTCGAAGTGCTCCACCCACGGCTCGATCGGGTAGGCGGCCGCGAGGTGGAGGTGGATCTCCATTGCGAAGTGCGGTGCGAGCTGGAGGTTGTGGTGCTCGGCGAGCGCGGCCAGCTTGAGGAACTGCGTGATGCCGCCGATGCGGGGCGCGTCGGGCTGGATGATGTCCGCCGCGTTGTGGCGGATCAGCTCGTAGTGCTCGGCGACGCTGGCGAGCATCTCGCCGGTGGCGATGGGGGTGTCGAGCGAGGCGGCGAGCGCGGCGTGACCCTGCGCGTCGTAGGCGTCGAGCGGCTCCTCGATCCAGACGAGGTCGAATTCCTCCATGGCCCGGCCCATCCGCTGGGCGGTCGGCCGGTCCCACTGCTGGTTCGCGTCGACCATCAGTGGGGCGTCGTCGCCGATGTGCTCGCGGACGGCGGTCAGGCGGCGCAGGTCCTGCTTGCGGTCGGGGTTGCCGACCTTGATCTTGATGCCGCCGATGCCGCTCGCCAGGGAGGCGGAGGCGTTGTCGAGCACCTGCTCGGTCGGGGTGTGCAGGAAGCCGCCGGAGGTGTTGTAGCAGCGTACGGAGTCGCGGTGGGCGCCCAGGAGTTTGGCCAGCGGCAGGCCCGCGCGCCTGCCCTTGAGGTCCCACAGGGCCACGTCGTACGCGGCGATGGCCTGCGTGGCCAGGCCGCTGCGGCCCACCGAGGCGCCGGACCACGCCAGCTTCGTCCAGATCTTGCCGATGTCGCTGGGGTCCTCGCCGAGCAGGTTGTCGGCGATCTCCCTGGCATGGGCGAACTGGCCGGGGCCACCGGCCCGCTTGGAGTAGCTGAAGCCGATGCCCTCGTGCCCCTGCTCGGTCTCCAGCTCCACGAAGAGGAACGCCACTTCGGTCATGGGCTTCTGACGCCCGGTGAGGACCTTGGCGTCGCTGATCGGCGTGGCCAGTGGCAGCGTGACGGAGGAGAGCTTGATCCAGGAGATCCTGTCGAGCGTCGCCTCGCCTGCGACGTGCGCTGCGTTGGTGGTCGTGTGGGTCTTCGTCACCACTTCGTGTCCCTGGGGTGTGAGGCGGATGCGACCGGCCGGCATGCTGCGCGCGCCCGGCCGAGTCGGCGGGTGGGGGCGGGCTGCTGTCGGCGCGGGCTGCTGTCGGCCATGCGGCCGACGGAGGCGTTGACTCCCCTTGAAGCTAGAGTCGGCGATTGATCCACGTCCAAGACCAATTTTGCATGCGCTGATACCCGGAGGGAATCATTGTTCACGCTGGCACAGCTCGTGAGCTTCGTGGCGGTGGCCGAGGAACTGCACTTCACCCGTGCCGCGGAGCGCCTCCGGATGACGCAGCCCCCGCTGAGCCGGCAGATCCAACTCCTCGAGCACGACCTGGGCGTACGGCTCCTCGACCGCACCAACCGGTCCGTCCGGCTCACCCCGGCGGGCCGCACGTTCCTCAACGAGGCGCGCCACATCCTGCGCCAGTCCGAGCACGCGGCCCTCGCCGTACGGCAGGTGTCGGCGGGCGAGGCGGGAGCCATCGCCATCGGGTTCACGGCGGCCAGCGCGAACTCGGCCCTCGGCACGCTGCTCGAAGTGGCCCGCTCGGCCATGCCCCGCGTGGAGGTGGTGCTGCGTGAACTGGTCACCCGCGACCAGTTGGAGGCCATCACCGAAGGGTCCCTCGACCTGGGCATGATCCGCCCCGCGAACACCGGGCCCGACCTGGAGACCAGGCCCGCGGTCAGGGAGGGCCTGCTCGCCGCCCTGCCCACCGGCCATCCGCTCGCCGCGCGCGAGGGCGACCTGCGCGTGGAGGACTTCGACGGGGAGGAGGTGCTGATGTACTCGCCGGTCGAGGCCCGCTACTTCCACGAGCTGCTCGTCAGCATCTTCCGCGCCGCCCAGGTCACACCCGTCTTCACTCAGTACCTCAGCCAGGTGCACAGCATTCTGGCGATGGTGAACGCGGGCTGGGGCATCGCCCTGGTCCCGGAGGCCGCGGCGCAGATGAGGTTCGACGGGATCACCTACAAGCCGGTGTCCCTGCGGGAACCCAAGCCGGTCGAGCTGAATCTGGTGTGGCGCAGGAACAACGACAATCCGGCGTTGGAGGCCCTGCTGCGCCACCTGTGACGAAGGCCGGGGGCAACCAGTCCGGTACGCCCCCGGCCTGCACTCACCGTCAGTCAGGCGCCCCCGAGCGAGGTGACGGCAGCGCCTCGATCTTCGTCTGCACGTCCCGTATGACGTCGACGGCACGTTGTTCGCGCTCCGCGGTGAGGCGGGCGACCGGCACGGAGCGGCTGATGGCGTCGACCGCCGGAGCGTCGTACCGCACGGCGAAGCGAAGTCCCCGATGCCGGTCGCCGTCTTCTCGCGGTCGATGGAGCAGCCCTGTTCGCGGAGGCCCGCCAGGTCGGCGAGCAACGTGTCGCGGTCGGTGGGGGTGTTCTCCGTCCGGGGCGGACAACGGGCCTTCGGCGAGCGGTGGTTCGCTCCAGGTGCGCGGGCCGGTCGCCCCTCGCGCGAGCAGTTCCAGCGGCGCGACCGTGCGCAGCGCCGACTTCACCCCACGGGCCCCTGTTGTCACGTGCGTCCCCCTGCTTCCCGACGCCGGCCATCGCAAATCGACGGGGCTTCACCCATTGACCCGATCAGTTCACGGACTTAGCCTCCATTCTCATACATGGACGCCATCTGCATATGGGGATCAGATCTATGAACGAGGTCGGCACGCAACCCGAGGACGTCGCGCAGAAGCTGCGTGACGGGATGGCGAAGGGGGTGCTGTCCTTCCCGCTCACGAGCCTTCGGGACGACGGCAGCCTCGACCTGGACGCCTACCGGACCTATCTGACCGCCCAGTTGGCCAACGCCCCGGGCATGGTCTTCCCCGCCTGCGGAACGGGGGAGTTCTTCTCGCTGGACGAGGAGGAGTACCGGTCGGTCGTCAGGGTCACGGTCGAGGTCGCCGACGGGCGGCTGCCGGTGGTCGCCGGCATCGGCTACGGCTGGTCACAGGCGCTGCGGTTCGCCCGGATCGCGCAGGAGGAAGGCGCGGACGCGCTGCTCGTGCTGCCGCACTACCTGGTCGGCGCTCCGCAGGACGGGCTGGTGGAGCAGTTGCGCCGGATCGCCGCGGGCACCCGGCTGCCGCTGATCGCGTACCAGCGCGACCAGGTCACCTTCAGCGTGGACGCCCTGCGCCGGATCGCCGAAATCCCCACCGTCGTAGGCCTGAAGGACGGGCACTCCGACCTGGACCGGCTCCAGCGCCTGACACTCGCCGCACCCGACGGCTTCCTCTTCTTCAACGGCGCCGCCACCGCCGAGATGCAGGCCCGCGCCTACGCCACCGTCGGCGTGCCCGCCTACTCCTCCGCGGTCCACGCCTTCGCGCCCGAAATCGCGAAGGCCTTCTTCACCGCGCTGCGGGAGGGCGACGACGAGGCGACGAACAAGCTCCTGCGTGACTTCTACGTCCCCCTGGTGGAGCTGCGCGACCGCGTCCCGGGCTACGCCGTCTCCCTCGTCAAGGCCGCGGCGCGGCTGCGCGGTCTCCCGGTCGGCCCCGTGCGCGCCCCGCTCACCGATCCCTCGCCCGCCGACCTCGCGGATCTCGAGAAGGTGCTGGACACCGGGCTGAACCTGGTCGGAGCCGTGCGGCGCGTCAACTGACCGCCAAACACGCGCCGTTGAAGCGCCACTGCTTCGCCGCGCGCGGCTTCGTACCCGCCCGACCCGCGATCCGCAGTTCGATCCACAGTTCAAAGGGGAACTGACTTGCCTCTCGTCGTAGTGGGAATCAGCGTTCTGATTCTGCTCTTCCTCATGACCAGGCTGAGAATGAACGGGTTCGCCGCCCTCCTCCTCGTGGCGATCGGCGTCGCCCTGGTGCAGGGGATTCCGGCGGCGACGATCCCGGACGTCCTCTCGGAGGGCATCGGCGGCCAGATCGGCGACACGATGCTGACCATCGGCCTCGGCGCCATGGTCGGCCGCGTCATGGGGGACTCCGGAGCGGCGCAACGAATAGCCAACCGGCTCCTCGACGCCTTCGGGCCGCGCTGGGTGCAGGTGGCCATGGTGGTCACGTCCATGCTCATCGGCGTCACCATGTTCTACGAGGTCGCCTTCATCATCATCGTGCCCATCGCGTTCACCCTCGTGCGGGTCACCGGCGCGAAGCTGCTGTGGGTCGGGCTGCCGATGTCGATCGCGCTGTCCACCATGCACAGCTTCCTGCCGCCGCACCCCGGCCCCACCGCCGTCGCCGCGACCTTCCACGCCTCCGTCGGACACACCCTGTTCTACGGTCTCTTCATCGCCGTACCGGCCGGAGCGCTCATCGCCCTCGCGTGGCCGCGCCTGCCGTTCGTGAAGGCGATGAACCCGACCATCCCCAAGGGTCTGGTCAGCGACCGCGAGTTCACCGACGAAGAGATGCCCGGCATGGGCTGGTCCCTGCTCGTGGCCCTCTTCCCGGTGGTCCTGATCGCGGGCGCCGCCGTGATCGACATGGTCACGTCCGGCGAGAGCCCGTTCCTGCACGCGGTCGCGTTCATCGGCTCGGCCCCGATCGCCCTCATGCTGACGCTGCTCCTGGCGATCTGGGCGTTCGGTCCGCGCATCGGCCGCAGCCTCACGGAGGTCAGCGCCTCCTGCGCCTCGGCGGCCCAGGCGATGGCGATGATCCTCCTGGTCATCGGTGCCGGCGGCGCCTTCAAGAACGTCCTCGTCGAAGGCGGGATCTCCGACTACATCAAGGACGTCACGGACAGCTGGGCCATCTCGCCCCTCATCCTGGCCTGGCTCATCGCCGTCATCCTGCGCGTGGCCCTCGGCTCGGCCACGGTCGCCGTCGTCACGGCGTCCGGCGTGGTGCTTCCGCTCCTGGCGGGCAGCGGCATCCACCCCGAGATCATGGTTCTCGCCGTCTCCTGCGGGTCGATCGCGTTCTCCCATGTGAACGACCCCGGATTCTGGCTCTTCAAGGAGTACTTCAACCTCTCGGTCATCGAGGCGATCAAGGTCAGGACCACGTACACGACGGTGCTCGCGGTGCTGGGCCTGGGCGGCGTCCTTGCCCTGGAATGGGCGTTGGACTTCCTGAGCCTGTGACACACATCCATCCGCACGCCTTCCGACCACAGGAACCGCAATGACCTTGAGCAAGCAGCCGACCGTCACCGCGTTCGCCGTCTATCCGGTCGCCGGCCGGGACTGCATGGAACTGAATCTCTCCGGCGCGCACGGCCCCTACTTCACCCGCAATGTCGTCGTCCTCCAGGACTCGGAAGGCCGCACGGGCCTGGGAGAGGTGCCGGGCGGCGAGAAGATCACCCAGACCCTGCGCGACGCCGAGTCCCTCGTGGTCGGGGCGAAGGTGGGCGACTACAAGCGCGTCCTGCGCGAGATCGGAGCCAGGTTCGCCGACCGCGACGCGGGCGGACGAGGCGCCCAGACCTTCGACCTGCGCACCACCGTCCACGCCGTCACCGCGGTCGAGTCGGCGATGCTCGACCTCCTCGGCCAGCACCTCGACGTCCCCGTCGCGGCACTCCTCGGCGACGGTCAACAGCGGGACTCCGTAAGGGTGTTGGGCTACCTCTTCTACGTCGGTGACCCCGACCGCACCGACCTGGAATACGTCCGCGAACCCGACTCGGCCGTCGACTGGCACCGCGTCAGGCACGAAGAGGCCCTGACACCCGACGCAATCGTCCGCCAGGCCGAGGCCGCGTACGACCGGTACGGATTCCGCGACTTCAAGCTCAAGGGCGGAGTCCTGGAAGGCGCTGAGGAGGTCAGGGCCGTCCAGGCGCTGAAGGACCGCTTCCCCGAGGCCAGGATCACTCTCGACCCCAACGGCGCGTGGTCGCTGCGCGAGGCGATCGAGCTGTGCGCGCCCCTGTCCGGCACCCTCGCCTACGCCGAGGACCCCTGCGGTGCCGAAGGCGGCTACTCCGGCCGGGAGATCCTCGCCGAGTTCCGCCGTGCCACGGGCCTGCCCACCGCGACCAACATGATCGCCACGGACTGGCGCCAGCTCACCCACGCCCTGGCGCTCCAGTCGGTCTCCATCCCCCTGGCCGACCCGCACTTCTGGACCATGCAGGGCTCGGTCCGCGTGGCCCAGCTCTGCAACGCGATGGGTCTGACCTGGGGCTGCCACTCCAACAACCACTTCGACATCTCCCTCGCCATGGTGACCCACTGCGGAGCCGCCGCCCCCGGCGAGTACAACGCACTCGACACGCACTGGATCTGGCAGGAAGGCCTGGAGCGCCTCACCACCGCCCCGCCCCGGATCGTCGACGGTGAGATCGCCGTTCCCGACGCCCCGGGCCTGGGCGTCCAGCTCGACATGGACCGACTGCTCGCGGCCCACGACCTCTACAGGACGAAGGCCCTGGGGGCGCGTGACGACGCCATCGGGATGCGGTATCTCGTCGCGGACTGGCAGTTCGACAGCAAGCGCCCGTGCCTCGTCCGCTAGCGATCCGCGGGCACGTGGTCATGGGGACCGGCTGCGATGGCGTACGGTGGTGTCTACCGACGCGGGGTGGAGCAGCTCGGTAGCTCGCTGGGCTCATAACCCAGAGGTCGCAGGTTCAAATCCTGTCCCCGCTACTGACGGGCAAGGCCCGGATCCTTTTGGATCCGGGCCTTGCTGTGTCTGTGGGGTGCGTGTGTCTGTGGGGTGCGCCGCGCGGCCGAACCGGCGCGGGAGCCTGGCACAACCCTTGGGCGTAGTCCTCGGCCGTGTTGGTGTTCGCGGACGGCCGCCGCGGCAGAGAAGGTGACAAATGCACCTCGCGCGGGCCTTTCCGGCTGTCGACCTCGGTGCGATCACCCGGCCCGGCGCCGCGAACCAAGGAGCACCATGGACGACGACAGCGCACCCCGCCCCGCCCCGGCCAAGGCGCGTGCCTCCGCGCTCGTGCGTCGCCCGAAGCTGTGGCTGGTGCCCACGATCCTGACCGGGATGCTCGCACTGCTGCTGTCCCTGCTCTACATGGGCGGCATCGTGAACCCGAACCGCGACTTGCGGAACCTGCCCATCGCGCTCGTCAACTCGGACCGGGGCAAACCCCTGCCAGGGCAGAGTCAGAACGTGGGGACGCAGGTCGCGCAGGCCGCCCTCGCCGACACCTCCGGTGGCAAGGTCGACTGGCATCCACTCACCCGCGGTCAGGCCCAGGACGAGCTGGAAGCGGGCAAGGTCTACGGCGCCCTCGTCATCCCCCCGGACTTCACCGACACCATTGCCGCGCTCACCACCAGCAAGGCGACGCAACGACCGACGCTCACCGTACTCACCAACCCAGG
This window contains:
- a CDS encoding gluconate:H+ symporter; translation: MPLVVVGISVLILLFLMTRLRMNGFAALLLVAIGVALVQGIPAATIPDVLSEGIGGQIGDTMLTIGLGAMVGRVMGDSGAAQRIANRLLDAFGPRWVQVAMVVTSMLIGVTMFYEVAFIIIVPIAFTLVRVTGAKLLWVGLPMSIALSTMHSFLPPHPGPTAVAATFHASVGHTLFYGLFIAVPAGALIALAWPRLPFVKAMNPTIPKGLVSDREFTDEEMPGMGWSLLVALFPVVLIAGAAVIDMVTSGESPFLHAVAFIGSAPIALMLTLLLAIWAFGPRIGRSLTEVSASCASAAQAMAMILLVIGAGGAFKNVLVEGGISDYIKDVTDSWAISPLILAWLIAVILRVALGSATVAVVTASGVVLPLLAGSGIHPEIMVLAVSCGSIAFSHVNDPGFWLFKEYFNLSVIEAIKVRTTYTTVLAVLGLGGVLALEWALDFLSL
- a CDS encoding enolase C-terminal domain-like protein, with the translated sequence MTLSKQPTVTAFAVYPVAGRDCMELNLSGAHGPYFTRNVVVLQDSEGRTGLGEVPGGEKITQTLRDAESLVVGAKVGDYKRVLREIGARFADRDAGGRGAQTFDLRTTVHAVTAVESAMLDLLGQHLDVPVAALLGDGQQRDSVRVLGYLFYVGDPDRTDLEYVREPDSAVDWHRVRHEEALTPDAIVRQAEAAYDRYGFRDFKLKGGVLEGAEEVRAVQALKDRFPEARITLDPNGAWSLREAIELCAPLSGTLAYAEDPCGAEGGYSGREILAEFRRATGLPTATNMIATDWRQLTHALALQSVSIPLADPHFWTMQGSVRVAQLCNAMGLTWGCHSNNHFDISLAMVTHCGAAAPGEYNALDTHWIWQEGLERLTTAPPRIVDGEIAVPDAPGLGVQLDMDRLLAAHDLYRTKALGARDDAIGMRYLVADWQFDSKRPCLVR